The following are from one region of the Planctomonas sp. JC2975 genome:
- the idi gene encoding isopentenyl-diphosphate Delta-isomerase, with translation MSDHRADPSTPAVDPTRVVLIDDAGTPIGTAEKASVHGADTPLHLGFSCHVLLEDGRLLVTRRALSKRTFAGVWTNAFCGHPAPGEEFAAAARRHAQHELGIGLGQLELALPDFRYQATDSTGIVEYELCPVFVARAVGDPMPNPEEVAEFAAVTPRDLAAALRSTPWAFSPWLVEQAKLLPLYA, from the coding sequence ATGAGCGATCATCGCGCCGACCCGTCGACGCCCGCCGTCGACCCGACCCGCGTCGTGCTGATCGATGACGCGGGAACGCCGATCGGAACCGCTGAGAAGGCGTCGGTCCACGGTGCCGATACTCCTCTTCACCTGGGCTTCTCGTGCCACGTTCTGCTCGAGGACGGTCGCCTGCTCGTCACGCGACGGGCGCTGTCGAAGCGCACGTTCGCCGGCGTGTGGACCAACGCGTTCTGCGGGCATCCGGCGCCAGGCGAGGAGTTCGCGGCCGCCGCGCGACGGCACGCGCAGCACGAGCTGGGCATCGGTCTCGGGCAGCTCGAGCTCGCGCTGCCCGACTTCCGCTATCAGGCGACGGATTCGACCGGCATCGTGGAGTACGAGCTCTGTCCGGTTTTCGTCGCGCGAGCCGTCGGCGATCCGATGCCGAACCCGGAGGAGGTCGCCGAGTTCGCGGCGGTGACCCCGCGCGACCTCGCCGCGGCGCTGCGCAGCACGCCGTGGGCGTTCAGCCCGTGGCTGGTGGAGCAGGCGAAGCTGCTGCCGCTCTACGCCTAG
- a CDS encoding ferrochelatase, translating into MTTYDAILLSSFGGPEGQDDVIPFLRNVTRGRGIPDERLEEVAHHYRAHGGVSPINEQNRRLKSALEAELARRDIRLPIYWGNRNWDPYFADAVREAHDAGHDRLLALVTSAYTSYSGVGQYREDFEKALADTGLADEVSIDRIREYFDHPGFVTPLIEGVEAAVVELTSDSAEGAADAVARDDIHVMFVTHSIPSAAAEASGPQFGTGGAYVAQHCAVAHAISETAAAGIPWSLVYQSRSGDPRTPWLEPDINDAIADLAAAGLTKAVIIVPFGFVSDHMEVLWDLDNEATATAIENGLRSVRVPTPGTHPAFVAGLVDLIEERLNDVPLQQRPHLTDLGPWPDHEPVGARAEKVVAR; encoded by the coding sequence ATGACGACATACGACGCGATCCTGCTCTCCAGCTTCGGCGGGCCGGAAGGCCAGGACGACGTCATCCCCTTTCTGCGCAACGTGACGCGGGGGAGGGGAATCCCCGACGAGCGGCTCGAAGAGGTTGCTCACCACTACCGCGCGCACGGTGGCGTGAGCCCGATCAACGAGCAGAACCGCCGGCTGAAGTCAGCGCTCGAGGCGGAACTGGCGCGCCGCGACATCCGCCTGCCCATCTACTGGGGCAATCGAAACTGGGACCCCTACTTCGCGGATGCCGTGCGCGAAGCCCACGACGCCGGTCACGACCGGCTGCTCGCACTCGTCACCAGCGCGTACACGTCTTACTCCGGCGTCGGTCAGTACCGGGAGGACTTCGAGAAGGCGCTCGCCGACACCGGCCTCGCCGACGAGGTCTCGATCGACCGCATCCGCGAGTACTTCGACCATCCCGGATTCGTCACCCCGCTGATCGAGGGCGTCGAGGCAGCGGTCGTCGAGCTGACGTCCGATTCGGCCGAGGGAGCTGCGGATGCCGTCGCTCGCGACGACATCCACGTGATGTTCGTGACCCACTCGATCCCGAGTGCTGCTGCAGAGGCATCCGGTCCGCAGTTCGGCACCGGCGGGGCGTACGTCGCCCAGCACTGCGCTGTGGCTCACGCGATCTCGGAGACGGCGGCAGCCGGCATCCCATGGTCGCTCGTCTACCAGTCGCGCTCCGGTGATCCGCGCACTCCGTGGCTGGAGCCCGACATCAACGACGCGATCGCGGACCTTGCCGCCGCAGGCCTCACGAAGGCCGTGATCATCGTGCCGTTCGGCTTCGTGAGCGACCACATGGAGGTCCTCTGGGACCTCGACAACGAGGCGACCGCGACCGCGATCGAGAACGGACTGCGTTCCGTGCGGGTGCCCACGCCCGGCACGCACCCGGCATTCGTCGCTGGACTCGTCGACCTGATCGAGGAGCGCCTGAACGACGTGCCTCTTCAGCAGCGTCCGCACCTGACCGATCTCGGCCCGTGGCCCGACCATGAGCCGGTCGGTGCGCGCGCGGAGAAGGTCGTCGCGCGATGA
- a CDS encoding uroporphyrinogen-III synthase codes for MTAGSTGPIPTQGPKPLAGWRVLVPRGGPWGDSVAADIRAYGGTPVVAPMINFAPTSDEEALVQALRALAAGEFDWVTITSATTVDVLAAHQARIPANTRIAAVGETTAAALLAAGFRADFVPADDSSATGLLEEWPQATRGLVPLRVLTLRSEIAKTTLTDGLSALGHDVQSVVAYRTIGIPVAENVVADVASGRISVILVTSGSVAEQVQEQLGPVPDATLVAAIGPRTARDARAIGLRVDAVAADRTAESLVDTVARAAERRAAS; via the coding sequence ATGACCGCCGGTTCGACGGGTCCGATCCCCACACAAGGTCCGAAACCTTTGGCCGGGTGGCGCGTGCTCGTGCCGCGCGGCGGTCCGTGGGGCGACTCGGTGGCCGCCGACATCCGCGCCTACGGCGGGACCCCGGTCGTGGCGCCCATGATCAACTTCGCGCCGACCTCCGATGAGGAGGCTCTGGTGCAGGCGCTGCGGGCGCTCGCCGCAGGCGAGTTCGACTGGGTGACGATCACCAGCGCCACGACGGTCGACGTGCTGGCCGCGCATCAGGCGAGGATCCCTGCCAACACGCGCATCGCTGCCGTCGGGGAGACGACAGCTGCCGCGCTCCTGGCCGCCGGCTTCCGCGCGGACTTCGTTCCTGCCGACGACAGCTCGGCGACGGGCCTGCTCGAGGAGTGGCCGCAGGCGACGAGGGGACTCGTTCCGCTGCGGGTACTCACGCTGCGCAGCGAGATCGCGAAGACCACGCTGACCGACGGGCTCTCCGCGCTCGGCCACGACGTTCAGTCCGTCGTCGCCTATCGCACGATCGGCATCCCGGTGGCGGAGAACGTGGTCGCCGATGTCGCCTCCGGACGCATCAGCGTCATCCTCGTCACCTCGGGCAGTGTCGCCGAACAGGTGCAGGAGCAGCTCGGACCTGTGCCGGATGCGACGCTCGTCGCCGCTATCGGACCTCGCACCGCACGTGACGCCCGTGCCATCGGCCTCCGTGTGGACGCCGTCGCCGCCGACCGCACCGCGGAGTCGCTGGTGGACACGGTCGCGCGAGCCGCGGAGCGGCGCGCCGCCTCATGA
- the hemQ gene encoding hydrogen peroxide-dependent heme synthase, whose translation MTHPAAAVAASVSPDSHPLPEASGESGSAVDQPDGFTLWAVLRRDPSRPLSLDSSELEAATAELSSAVSDVEATGVTIRGFYDVSGLKSDADLMVWLHGPVPEDLQSALRRIRRTALLRELLPTWNAMGVHRGAEFNKAHIPAFLRGKEPRGWLTVYPFVRSYEWYLLPDAERSRMLADHGRKGAAFRSVLANTVAAFALGDYEWLLPMESDNLVDLVDMMRDLRATDARRHVREEVPFYTGRRIPVTDIPEVLQ comes from the coding sequence ATGACTCACCCGGCGGCCGCCGTTGCGGCATCCGTTTCCCCCGATTCTCACCCGTTACCCGAGGCATCCGGCGAGTCCGGATCAGCAGTCGACCAGCCCGATGGCTTCACGCTGTGGGCCGTGCTGCGCCGGGATCCGTCCCGACCCCTTTCTCTTGACTCCTCCGAGCTCGAGGCCGCAACCGCCGAACTCTCCTCGGCCGTCTCCGACGTGGAGGCGACCGGTGTCACGATCCGCGGCTTCTACGACGTTTCGGGGCTGAAGTCCGACGCCGACCTGATGGTCTGGCTGCACGGTCCTGTGCCAGAAGACCTGCAGAGCGCATTGCGTCGCATCCGTCGCACCGCGCTGCTGCGCGAGCTGCTGCCCACCTGGAACGCGATGGGCGTTCACCGCGGCGCCGAGTTCAACAAGGCCCACATTCCCGCGTTCCTGCGCGGCAAGGAGCCGCGGGGGTGGCTCACCGTCTACCCGTTCGTGCGCAGTTACGAGTGGTATCTTCTCCCCGACGCCGAGCGCAGCCGCATGCTCGCCGACCACGGGCGAAAGGGTGCGGCATTCCGTTCGGTGCTGGCCAACACCGTCGCCGCGTTCGCCCTCGGCGACTACGAGTGGCTTCTGCCGATGGAGTCAGACAATCTCGTCGATCTCGTCGACATGATGCGCGATCTTCGCGCCACGGATGCCCGCAGGCACGTGCGCGAGGAGGTCCCCTTCTACACGGGTCGGCGCATTCCTGTGACAGACATACCCGAGGTCTTGCAATGA
- a CDS encoding DUF4037 domain-containing protein has protein sequence MPTSSASSGVDLSSAYYDEVVAPLLAERFPRMPHTAGRVGAGSDVLGLDDATSRDHDWGLRLSLFVPQEDVRAVDDALSEELPALFHGLPTRFAFTGQTVDRHHVDVTTVAGFLDAHLGFDPRASLSVDQWLSLSGQAVLEVVAGPVFADDSGDFAAARAVLEWYPDDVWRYVLACDWARLAQELPLMSRAGDVGDDRGSRIIAGRLAHVVMHLAFLLERRWPPYAKWFGTMFRQLSCSAEVGASVDRALQADAWQDRQLALGDAMRALATVQNGLGLTDVQQAAIPFWDRPYVHPDPDIERQLLAGIRDPKVRALPRGRGSVEQRTDNVDVLVDLVARRALVREL, from the coding sequence ATGCCCACGTCATCAGCCTCGAGCGGCGTCGACCTCTCCAGCGCCTACTACGACGAGGTCGTCGCCCCGCTGCTCGCCGAGCGCTTTCCCCGCATGCCGCACACGGCAGGGCGCGTCGGCGCAGGCTCCGACGTGCTCGGCCTCGACGACGCCACATCGCGCGATCACGACTGGGGCCTCCGGTTGTCGCTCTTCGTGCCGCAGGAAGACGTGAGGGCCGTCGACGATGCGCTTTCCGAGGAGCTCCCAGCCCTATTCCACGGCCTGCCGACTCGCTTCGCATTCACCGGCCAGACCGTCGACCGTCATCACGTCGATGTCACCACCGTTGCCGGTTTCCTGGACGCCCACCTCGGCTTCGACCCTCGCGCCAGCCTCTCCGTCGACCAGTGGCTGTCACTCTCCGGGCAGGCCGTGCTCGAGGTGGTCGCCGGCCCGGTGTTCGCCGACGACAGCGGCGACTTCGCCGCCGCGCGCGCCGTGCTGGAGTGGTATCCGGATGACGTGTGGCGCTACGTGCTCGCCTGCGACTGGGCACGACTGGCGCAGGAACTCCCCTTGATGAGTCGTGCAGGCGACGTCGGCGACGACCGCGGATCACGCATCATCGCCGGCCGCCTCGCCCACGTCGTCATGCACCTCGCCTTCCTGCTCGAACGCCGCTGGCCGCCGTACGCGAAGTGGTTCGGCACGATGTTCCGACAGCTGTCCTGCTCGGCAGAGGTCGGCGCATCCGTGGACCGAGCGCTGCAAGCGGATGCCTGGCAAGACCGCCAGCTCGCCCTCGGCGACGCGATGCGCGCCCTGGCGACCGTGCAGAACGGGCTCGGTCTGACCGATGTGCAACAGGCGGCCATACCGTTCTGGGACCGGCCGTACGTGCATCCGGATCCGGACATCGAGCGCCAGCTGCTCGCCGGCATCCGGGATCCGAAGGTTCGCGCGCTGCCCAGGGGGCGCGGGTCCGTCGAGCAGCGCACCGACAACGTGGACGTCCTCGTCGACCTCGTCGCCCGCCGCGCGCTGGTGCGAGAGCTCTAG
- the hemC gene encoding hydroxymethylbilane synthase translates to MTAARVGVVRVGTRGSALALAQTRQVADLLGKASGLEIELKTITTHGDTATESLSQLGGTGVFTSALRDALLNGEIDVAVHSLKDLPTAQHPQIALAAVPKRADARDVLCARDGLTLETLPEGARIGTGSPRRIAQLKAARPDVEVVDIRGNIDTRLGRVFGEGDDDRRLDAIILAAAGLARLGRADAATQHFDLSDWPTAPGQGALALETRAEKDTSADGRALAKALGVVNHVTTHGNVAAERAVLAGLEAGCAAPLAATALVEDGLLFLTATVYKPDGSERLTSSHAASLEGNGQAALLEAAEDAAKRVVDELLAAGAADLAPLGGSR, encoded by the coding sequence ATGACCGCGGCGCGGGTCGGGGTGGTTCGGGTCGGAACGCGGGGCAGTGCCCTCGCGCTGGCTCAGACGCGTCAGGTCGCCGACCTGTTGGGGAAGGCATCCGGGCTCGAGATCGAGCTGAAGACCATCACCACTCACGGCGACACGGCGACCGAGTCGCTCTCGCAGCTCGGCGGAACCGGTGTGTTCACGTCGGCGCTGCGTGACGCTCTGCTGAACGGCGAGATCGACGTGGCGGTGCACTCGCTGAAGGACCTGCCGACGGCGCAGCATCCGCAGATCGCGCTCGCCGCGGTGCCGAAGCGCGCCGACGCGCGCGACGTGCTGTGCGCGCGAGACGGCCTGACGCTGGAGACGCTGCCGGAGGGAGCGCGGATCGGCACGGGATCGCCTCGTCGCATCGCGCAGCTGAAGGCGGCGCGTCCCGACGTGGAGGTCGTCGACATCCGCGGCAACATCGACACCCGACTGGGCCGAGTGTTCGGCGAGGGCGATGACGACCGGAGGCTCGACGCGATCATCCTCGCCGCCGCCGGACTAGCACGCCTGGGCCGCGCGGATGCCGCCACCCAGCACTTCGACCTCTCCGACTGGCCGACCGCACCCGGCCAGGGAGCGCTCGCCCTCGAGACCCGAGCCGAGAAGGACACCTCGGCCGACGGACGGGCACTGGCGAAGGCGCTCGGCGTCGTGAACCACGTGACGACGCACGGCAACGTCGCGGCCGAGCGAGCCGTGCTCGCCGGACTCGAAGCCGGCTGCGCCGCTCCACTGGCGGCGACCGCTCTCGTCGAGGACGGCCTGCTGTTCCTCACCGCGACGGTCTACAAGCCTGACGGATCCGAGCGCCTCACGTCGTCTCACGCCGCAAGCCTCGAGGGTAACGGCCAGGCCGCACTGCTCGAGGCCGCCGAGGATGCCGCGAAGCGCGTCGTCGACGAACTCCTCGCGGCAGGCGCCGCCGACCTCGCACCGCTCGGAGGATCCCGATGA